In the Peptoclostridium acidaminophilum DSM 3953 genome, one interval contains:
- the rplK gene encoding 50S ribosomal protein L11 — protein sequence MAKKVIGQIKLQIPAGKATPAPPVGPALGQHGVNIMQFTKEFNAKTADQAGLIIPVVISVYQDRSFSFITKTPPAAVLIKKACKIESGSGEPNKKKVAKITTAQIREIAELKMPDLNATDVEAAMSMIAGTARSMGVEVID from the coding sequence ATGGCTAAAAAAGTAATTGGTCAGATAAAATTGCAAATACCTGCAGGCAAAGCGACTCCAGCACCACCAGTTGGTCCAGCTCTAGGACAGCATGGTGTTAACATAATGCAGTTCACAAAAGAGTTCAATGCCAAGACTGCAGATCAGGCTGGTCTTATAATTCCTGTTGTAATATCAGTTTATCAGGACAGATCATTCTCATTCATAACAAAGACTCCGCCGGCTGCAGTACTTATAAAGAAGGCGTGCAAGATAGAGTCTGGTTCAGGCGAACCTAACAAGAAAAAGGTTGCAAAGATAACAACAGCACAAATAAGAGAAATAGCTGAACTTAAAATGCCAGATCTTAATGCTACTGACGTAGAAGCGGCTATGAGCATGATAGCTGGAACTGCAAGAAGCATGGGCGTTGAAGTTATAGACTAG
- a CDS encoding NYN domain-containing protein, which produces MKEYLVIDGYNIINAWQELKVISKTDLEASRDRLVEIMLEYSAFSGVEVIIVFDAYRVKGGSEVEIKHPKVTVIYTKENQTADSYIEKVIGELGRHSLIRVATNDGAQQQIVLGRGSARLTARELEIHIQNFKGNMKKRTKNTAIKMTLADRLKDLDEEAFLKLESMRKKG; this is translated from the coding sequence TTGAAGGAGTATCTTGTCATAGACGGGTATAACATAATAAATGCATGGCAGGAGCTAAAAGTCATATCCAAAACAGACCTTGAGGCGTCCAGGGACAGGCTTGTTGAAATAATGCTTGAATACTCGGCTTTCAGCGGAGTGGAGGTTATAATAGTATTTGACGCCTACCGCGTAAAGGGCGGCAGCGAAGTTGAGATAAAGCATCCAAAGGTTACCGTCATATACACAAAGGAGAACCAGACTGCCGATTCATATATAGAAAAAGTCATAGGTGAGCTTGGGAGACACTCCCTTATAAGGGTTGCAACAAATGATGGCGCGCAGCAGCAGATAGTGCTTGGTAGGGGCAGTGCAAGGCTTACAGCCCGTGAACTCGAAATACACATACAAAACTTCAAAGGGAATATGAAAAAAAGAACTAAAAATACAGCCATAAAAATGACGCTTGCAGATCGCTTGAAAGACTTGGACGAAGAAGCTTTTTTGAAGCTCGAGAGCATGAGAAAAAAAGGATGA
- the rpmG gene encoding 50S ribosomal protein L33, whose product MRVKITLACTECKQRNYNTTKNKKNNPDRMEMSKYCKFCRKHTLHKETK is encoded by the coding sequence ATGAGAGTTAAAATAACTTTAGCTTGTACTGAGTGCAAGCAGAGAAACTATAACACTACGAAGAACAAAAAGAACAACCCAGACAGAATGGAAATGAGCAAGTACTGCAAATTCTGCAGGAAGCATACTCTTCACAAAGAAACAAAATAA
- the rplA gene encoding 50S ribosomal protein L1, whose translation MAKKGKKYIEAIKKFDKNTYYDASEALQIVLDCASAKFDETVEVHLKLGVDSRHADQQVRGAVVLPHGTGRVKKVLVFAKGEKAKEAEAAGADFVGEMDLVNKIQGENWFDFDVIVATPDMMGLVGRLGRVLGPKGLMPNPKSGTVTFDVAAAVNDIKAGKVEYRLDKTNIIHVPIGKVSFGKEKLFENFEVLADAVIKAKPSAAKGQYMRSTTVSSTMGPGVRINPNKIAE comes from the coding sequence ATGGCTAAAAAAGGCAAGAAGTATATAGAAGCAATTAAAAAGTTTGACAAAAACACTTACTATGACGCTTCTGAAGCTCTTCAAATAGTTCTTGATTGTGCAAGTGCTAAATTTGACGAGACTGTAGAAGTTCACCTTAAGCTCGGCGTTGACTCAAGACACGCAGACCAACAGGTAAGAGGAGCTGTAGTGCTTCCTCATGGAACAGGTAGAGTTAAGAAGGTGCTTGTGTTTGCAAAGGGAGAAAAAGCCAAAGAGGCTGAAGCTGCCGGAGCAGATTTTGTTGGAGAAATGGACCTTGTAAACAAGATACAAGGCGAAAACTGGTTTGACTTTGATGTAATAGTTGCTACTCCTGACATGATGGGTCTTGTAGGTAGACTTGGTAGAGTTCTTGGACCAAAAGGCCTTATGCCAAACCCAAAATCAGGTACAGTTACATTCGACGTTGCAGCTGCAGTTAACGACATTAAAGCTGGTAAGGTTGAATATAGATTGGATAAGACTAATATAATCCACGTTCCTATAGGAAAAGTTTCATTCGGCAAGGAAAAACTGTTCGAGAACTTTGAAGTTCTGGCTGATGCAGTTATAAAAGCCAAGCCATCCGCTGCAAAGGGACAGTACATGAGATCAACTACTGTATCTAGCACAATGGGACCTGGAGTAAGAATAAATCCAAACAAGATAGCAGAATAA
- the tuf gene encoding elongation factor Tu, translating to MAKAKFERTKPHVNIGTIGHVDHGKTTLTAAITYTLHSRYGTGEAVDFANIDKAPEERERGITISTSHVEYETPNRHYAHVDCPGHADYVKNMITGAAQMDGAILVVSAADGPMPQTREHILLSRQVGVPYIVVFMNKCDMVDDEELLELVEMEIRDLLSEYDFPGDDTPIIKGSALKALEDPSSKWGDAIIELFEAIDSYIPQPERAVDKPFLMPVEDVFSITGRGTVATGRVERGIVKVQDEVEIVGLSEEPRKVIVTGVEMFRKLLDEAQAGDNIGVLLRGVQRDEIERGQVLAKAGTIKPHTKFKSEVYVLKKEEGGRHTPFFNGYRPQFYFRTTDITGSIGLPEGVEMVMPGDNIAMEVELIAPIAIEEGLRFAIREGGRTVGAGVVASIVE from the coding sequence ATGGCAAAAGCTAAATTTGAAAGAACTAAACCACACGTTAACATTGGAACAATAGGACACGTTGACCACGGTAAAACAACACTAACAGCAGCAATAACATACACACTGCACTCAAGATACGGAACAGGTGAAGCAGTAGACTTTGCAAACATAGACAAGGCACCAGAGGAAAGAGAAAGAGGAATCACAATATCAACATCACACGTAGAGTATGAGACACCAAACAGACACTACGCGCACGTTGACTGCCCAGGCCACGCCGACTATGTTAAGAACATGATAACAGGAGCAGCGCAAATGGACGGAGCGATACTAGTAGTATCAGCAGCAGACGGTCCAATGCCACAAACAAGAGAGCACATACTTCTATCAAGACAGGTTGGAGTACCATACATCGTAGTATTCATGAACAAGTGCGACATGGTAGACGACGAAGAGCTTCTTGAGCTAGTAGAAATGGAAATAAGAGATCTTCTAAGCGAGTACGACTTCCCAGGAGATGACACTCCAATAATAAAAGGATCAGCCCTAAAGGCACTAGAAGATCCAAGCAGCAAGTGGGGAGATGCAATAATAGAGCTATTCGAAGCTATAGACAGCTACATTCCACAGCCAGAAAGAGCGGTTGACAAGCCATTCCTAATGCCAGTAGAGGACGTATTCTCTATAACAGGAAGAGGAACAGTTGCAACAGGAAGAGTTGAAAGAGGAATAGTAAAAGTACAAGACGAGGTAGAAATAGTTGGACTATCAGAAGAGCCAAGAAAAGTAATAGTAACAGGCGTAGAGATGTTCAGAAAACTTCTTGATGAGGCACAAGCAGGAGACAACATAGGAGTGCTTCTAAGAGGAGTTCAAAGAGACGAGATAGAAAGAGGCCAGGTACTAGCTAAGGCTGGAACAATAAAGCCGCACACAAAATTCAAGTCAGAGGTATACGTTCTTAAGAAGGAAGAGGGCGGAAGACACACTCCATTCTTCAACGGATACAGACCACAGTTCTACTTCAGAACAACAGACATAACAGGATCAATCGGACTACCAGAAGGCGTAGAGATGGTAATGCCAGGAGACAACATAGCTATGGAAGTTGAGCTAATAGCACCAATAGCTATAGAAGAGGGACTAAGATTCGCCATAAGAGAAGGCGGAAGAACAGTAGGAGCAGGAGTAGTTGCTTCTATAGTAGAGTAA
- the rpoB gene encoding DNA-directed RNA polymerase subunit beta: protein MPFPHPVNTGRRARMSFSRIPEVAQLPNLVEIQLDSYKWFLEEGLREVFEDVSPIEDYTGNLSLHFVDYSIGEAKYDVEESKERDVTFSAPLKVKVRLENKNTGEIKEPGKDVFMGDFPLMTEKGTFIINGAERVIVSQLVRSPGVYFSEERDKAGKKLVSSTVIPNRGAWLEYETDSNDIVSVRVDRTRKQPITVLLRAFGFASDIEIIELIGEDERLLSTLEKDNTKNREEALLEIYKKLRPGEPPTVESATSLINALFFDPKRYDLAKVGRYKFNKKLSVAHRIKGRVAAEDVVSSETGEVFVAKGEKISLENAFEIQNSGINVVKVYGEEGKEIKVVGNNFVDMRAFVDFEIEGFNPKVKVHYPTLKEILDECSSNEEIAEAFKRNKRRLVPKHIILDDIIASVSYQFNLFHGIGNIDDIDHLGNRRVRSVGELLQNQFRIGLSRMERVVRERMTIQDTENTSPEALINIRPVAAAIKEFFGSSQLSQFMDQTNPLSELTHKRRLSALGPGGLSRERAGFEVRDVHHSHYGRMCPIETPEGPNIGLINSLSTFAKINEYGFIESPYRKIDKQRAVVTSTIDYLTADEEDLYVRAQANEPLDEEGRFVNERVTARTINGEAELVKPESVDYMDVSPKQVVSIATAIIPFLENDDANRALMGSNMQRQAVPLIRREAPVIGTGMEGKAAIDSGVCVMARNSGVAEKVTANEIVIKREDGQRDRYKLLKFKRSNQGTCVNQSPIINSGDIITAGDVIADGPSTDMGELALGRNCRVAFMTWEGYNYEDAILLNERLVKEDRLSTIHIEEYEAEARDTKLGPEEITRDIPNVGEDAIKNLDDRGIIRIGAEVQSGDILVGKVTPKGETELTAEERLLRAIFGEKAREVRDTSLKVPHGESGIIVDVRVFTRKNGDELPPGVNELVRVYIATKRKINVGDKMAGRHGNKGVISRILPEEDMPFMEDGTPVEIVLNPLGVPSRMNIGQVLEVHLGLAAKKLGWHVATPVFDGANEKDIEIALEQAGYPQDGKLMLRDGRTGEPFDNRVTVGYMYMLKLHHLVDDKIHARSTGPYSLVTQQPLGGKAQFGGQRFGEMEVWALEAYGAAHTLQEILTVKSDDVVGRVKTYEAIVKGENIPEPGIPESFKVLIKELQSLCLDVKVLEADQEIEIKESIDDEEISMEGEFEYVRDVNLEETMVIEEGEQEEDLEEDLEEDADEFEDDDLDQEFFKADIEEEDDDEF, encoded by the coding sequence ATGCCATTTCCACATCCTGTAAACACTGGAAGAAGGGCTAGGATGAGTTTTTCAAGGATACCAGAGGTAGCGCAGCTACCCAACCTTGTGGAAATCCAGCTTGATTCCTACAAATGGTTTTTGGAGGAAGGTCTCAGAGAGGTATTCGAGGATGTCTCGCCAATTGAAGATTATACTGGAAACCTTTCACTTCATTTTGTTGACTATTCCATAGGTGAAGCAAAATATGACGTTGAAGAGTCAAAAGAAAGAGACGTTACTTTTTCAGCACCGCTGAAAGTCAAAGTGAGGCTTGAAAACAAGAACACTGGTGAAATAAAAGAACCGGGAAAAGATGTATTCATGGGAGATTTTCCTCTTATGACTGAAAAGGGAACTTTCATAATTAACGGCGCAGAAAGAGTAATAGTCAGCCAGCTTGTAAGATCTCCGGGAGTATACTTTAGTGAAGAAAGGGACAAGGCGGGCAAGAAGCTTGTTTCATCCACTGTTATCCCAAACAGGGGAGCATGGCTTGAATATGAAACGGATTCCAACGACATAGTGTCTGTAAGGGTTGACAGAACCAGAAAGCAACCAATAACAGTGCTGCTGAGGGCATTTGGATTCGCAAGCGACATAGAGATAATAGAGCTTATAGGAGAAGATGAAAGACTCCTGTCTACTCTTGAAAAGGATAACACAAAGAATAGGGAAGAGGCGCTGCTTGAAATATACAAGAAGCTAAGACCAGGCGAACCACCTACGGTTGAGAGCGCAACATCGCTTATTAACGCATTGTTTTTCGACCCTAAAAGATACGACCTTGCAAAGGTTGGAAGATATAAATTCAACAAGAAGCTTTCAGTAGCCCACAGGATTAAAGGCAGGGTTGCAGCGGAAGACGTGGTTTCTTCAGAAACGGGAGAAGTGTTTGTAGCCAAAGGCGAAAAGATATCGCTTGAGAATGCATTCGAGATACAAAATTCCGGAATAAACGTTGTGAAAGTTTACGGTGAAGAAGGCAAGGAAATAAAAGTAGTAGGCAACAACTTTGTGGATATGAGGGCTTTTGTGGATTTTGAAATCGAAGGGTTCAATCCCAAGGTAAAAGTCCATTATCCAACACTCAAGGAAATACTCGATGAGTGTTCAAGCAATGAAGAAATAGCGGAGGCTTTCAAAAGGAACAAAAGAAGACTCGTTCCAAAGCACATAATACTAGACGATATCATAGCTTCTGTAAGCTACCAGTTCAACCTGTTCCATGGGATAGGGAATATAGACGACATAGACCACCTGGGCAACAGGAGGGTAAGGTCGGTAGGCGAGCTTTTACAGAACCAGTTCAGAATAGGCCTTTCAAGAATGGAAAGAGTAGTAAGGGAAAGAATGACGATTCAGGACACTGAAAATACTTCTCCCGAAGCGCTCATAAACATAAGACCAGTGGCTGCCGCCATAAAGGAATTCTTCGGAAGCTCACAGCTTTCACAGTTCATGGACCAGACAAATCCACTATCAGAGCTTACACACAAAAGAAGGCTTTCGGCTCTTGGACCAGGAGGTCTTTCAAGAGAGAGAGCAGGCTTTGAGGTAAGAGACGTTCACCACTCGCACTACGGCAGAATGTGTCCTATAGAGACTCCTGAGGGTCCAAATATAGGCCTTATAAACTCACTTAGTACCTTCGCAAAGATAAACGAGTATGGATTCATTGAGTCTCCATACAGGAAGATAGACAAGCAAAGAGCCGTGGTTACTAGCACTATAGACTATCTGACGGCAGACGAAGAGGACCTTTACGTAAGAGCCCAGGCAAATGAGCCGCTCGACGAGGAAGGCAGATTCGTCAATGAAAGAGTAACTGCAAGGACTATAAATGGTGAGGCCGAGCTTGTAAAACCTGAAAGCGTAGACTACATGGACGTATCTCCAAAGCAGGTTGTGTCGATAGCGACAGCAATAATTCCATTCCTTGAGAATGACGATGCCAACCGTGCGCTGATGGGATCGAACATGCAGCGTCAGGCTGTACCTCTTATAAGAAGGGAAGCGCCTGTAATAGGAACGGGAATGGAAGGCAAGGCGGCTATAGATTCGGGCGTATGCGTAATGGCAAGAAATTCAGGAGTCGCGGAAAAGGTTACTGCAAATGAAATAGTGATAAAAAGAGAAGATGGGCAAAGAGACAGATACAAGCTGCTTAAGTTCAAAAGATCAAACCAGGGCACATGTGTCAACCAGTCTCCTATAATAAATAGCGGCGATATCATAACAGCAGGCGATGTCATAGCAGACGGGCCTTCTACAGACATGGGTGAGTTGGCACTTGGCAGAAACTGCAGAGTCGCATTTATGACATGGGAGGGCTACAACTATGAGGACGCCATACTTCTCAACGAAAGGCTTGTAAAAGAAGACAGGTTATCGACGATACACATAGAAGAATATGAGGCTGAAGCCAGAGATACAAAGCTAGGCCCTGAAGAGATAACAAGGGACATCCCTAACGTTGGAGAGGATGCAATCAAGAATCTTGACGACAGGGGAATAATAAGAATAGGTGCAGAAGTCCAATCGGGAGACATACTTGTCGGTAAAGTTACGCCAAAGGGTGAGACTGAGCTCACTGCAGAAGAAAGGCTTCTAAGGGCCATATTCGGAGAGAAGGCAAGGGAAGTAAGGGATACATCCCTTAAGGTTCCTCACGGAGAAAGTGGAATAATAGTTGACGTAAGAGTATTTACAAGGAAAAACGGCGACGAGCTTCCTCCGGGAGTAAACGAGCTTGTAAGGGTTTATATAGCGACTAAAAGAAAGATAAACGTCGGCGACAAGATGGCAGGACGCCATGGAAACAAGGGTGTAATCTCAAGGATACTTCCGGAAGAAGACATGCCTTTCATGGAAGACGGTACGCCTGTTGAAATAGTCTTGAATCCTCTGGGCGTTCCATCGCGTATGAACATAGGACAGGTGCTAGAAGTCCACCTTGGACTTGCAGCCAAGAAGCTGGGATGGCATGTGGCAACTCCGGTATTCGACGGAGCAAACGAGAAGGACATTGAAATAGCGCTTGAACAAGCCGGGTATCCGCAGGACGGAAAGCTTATGCTGCGTGACGGACGTACGGGAGAGCCTTTCGATAACAGGGTAACAGTTGGATACATGTACATGCTGAAACTCCACCACCTTGTAGACGACAAGATACACGCCAGATCTACAGGACCATACTCGCTTGTAACCCAGCAGCCGCTTGGCGGAAAGGCGCAGTTTGGAGGACAGAGATTCGGAGAGATGGAGGTTTGGGCTCTTGAGGCATACGGAGCTGCACATACTCTTCAGGAGATCCTTACAGTTAAATCAGATGACGTCGTAGGACGTGTGAAGACATACGAAGCCATAGTCAAAGGGGAGAACATCCCTGAGCCTGGAATTCCTGAATCTTTCAAGGTTCTTATAAAGGAGCTTCAGAGTCTTTGCCTCGATGTTAAAGTTCTTGAGGCTGACCAGGAGATAGAAATCAAAGAGTCTATAGATGATGAAGAAATCTCTATGGAAGGCGAATTTGAATATGTGCGTGATGTTAATCTTGAAGAAACCATGGTAATAGAAGAAGGCGAACAAGAAGAAGACTTAGAAGAAGACTTAGAAGAAGACGCTGACGAATTTGAAGATGATGACCTGGACCAAGAATTTTTCAAGGCTGACATTGAAGAAGAAGATGATGATGAGTTTTAA
- the rlmB gene encoding 23S rRNA (guanosine(2251)-2'-O)-methyltransferase RlmB: MNKIEGRNPVIEAIKAEHEIDSIVIASGAQGSVKKIVAMAKEKGILVKYADKKKLDELAPGENHQGVIAFVSEYGYSELEDVLSKVEKEGRAPFIIILDGITDPHNLGAIIRTADASGADAIVIPKRRSVGITSTVVKSSAGAVEYVPVCRVTNLVNTIKMLKEKGVWIAALDMGGQQLHKSNLKGSIALVVGSEGEGVSRLVKENCDFSVSIPMKGRVSSLNASVAAGVVMYEVLRQRGDSEG, encoded by the coding sequence TTGAATAAAATAGAAGGTAGAAATCCTGTAATAGAGGCTATAAAGGCAGAACATGAAATAGACAGCATAGTTATAGCTAGTGGTGCACAGGGCTCTGTCAAAAAGATTGTCGCCATGGCAAAGGAAAAGGGTATATTAGTTAAGTATGCTGACAAGAAAAAGCTTGACGAGCTTGCCCCGGGAGAAAATCACCAGGGTGTTATTGCATTTGTATCTGAATACGGCTACAGCGAGCTCGAAGATGTGCTTTCAAAGGTGGAAAAGGAAGGCAGAGCGCCTTTTATAATAATACTCGACGGCATAACAGATCCTCACAATCTGGGTGCTATAATAAGGACGGCAGATGCTTCGGGCGCAGATGCAATAGTAATACCCAAAAGAAGAAGCGTAGGAATAACATCAACGGTGGTCAAGTCGTCGGCGGGTGCCGTGGAATACGTACCGGTATGCCGTGTTACGAATCTGGTGAATACTATAAAAATGCTAAAGGAAAAAGGGGTTTGGATTGCGGCTTTAGATATGGGAGGACAGCAGCTTCATAAGTCCAATCTGAAAGGTTCCATAGCTCTTGTGGTAGGGAGCGAAGGGGAAGGCGTATCCAGGCTTGTCAAGGAAAATTGCGATTTTTCGGTGAGCATACCTATGAAGGGAAGGGTGTCTTCGCTGAATGCGTCTGTGGCTGCAGGCGTTGTTATGTACGAGGTATTAAGACAAAGAGGCGATAGCGAGGGATAA
- the rplL gene encoding 50S ribosomal protein L7/L12, with the protein MTIEQILEAIENMKVLELNELVKAAEEKFGVSAAAPVAVAGAVAAEAAEEKTEFDVILADAGAQKVKVIKVVRELTGLGLKEAKDLVDGAPKAVKEGASKDEAEDMKAKLEEVGAKVEVK; encoded by the coding sequence ATGACTATAGAACAAATACTAGAAGCTATAGAGAACATGAAAGTACTTGAGCTTAACGAGTTAGTTAAGGCTGCAGAAGAAAAATTCGGAGTATCTGCTGCTGCTCCAGTAGCTGTTGCAGGAGCTGTTGCTGCTGAGGCTGCTGAAGAGAAGACAGAATTTGATGTAATACTTGCTGATGCTGGTGCTCAAAAGGTTAAAGTTATAAAGGTTGTTAGAGAGCTTACTGGTCTTGGACTGAAAGAAGCTAAGGATCTTGTTGACGGAGCGCCAAAAGCAGTTAAAGAAGGAGCTTCTAAAGATGAAGCTGAAGATATGAAAGCTAAGCTTGAAGAAGTAGGAGCTAAAGTAGAAGTTAAGTAG
- the nusG gene encoding transcription termination/antitermination protein NusG: MPNNEEKAKWYVVHTYSGHENKVKATIEKTVKTRNMEDYIHDVVVPTEEVVEIKDGKKKIKSKKKFPGYVMVKMLITDESWYIVRNTKGVTGFVGPGSKPVPLSDEEVAAMGVEKIMPKIDVEVGDVVSVKNGPFEGFMGNIQEINFERHAVKVLISMFGRETPVELGFDQIEKM; this comes from the coding sequence ATGCCTAATAATGAGGAAAAAGCTAAATGGTATGTCGTGCACACATATTCAGGGCACGAAAACAAGGTAAAGGCAACCATTGAAAAGACAGTAAAGACCAGAAACATGGAGGACTATATACATGATGTAGTCGTACCTACTGAAGAGGTTGTAGAGATAAAGGATGGCAAGAAAAAGATTAAGTCCAAGAAGAAATTTCCTGGATACGTGATGGTTAAGATGCTTATCACCGACGAATCTTGGTATATAGTAAGAAACACAAAGGGAGTGACAGGTTTTGTCGGCCCCGGTTCCAAGCCAGTGCCTCTTTCTGATGAAGAAGTCGCAGCTATGGGTGTGGAAAAGATAATGCCAAAGATAGATGTTGAAGTGGGAGATGTCGTATCCGTCAAAAATGGACCTTTTGAAGGCTTCATGGGCAATATTCAAGAGATCAATTTTGAAAGACATGCAGTTAAAGTCCTTATCTCAATGTTTGGTAGAGAGACTCCGGTAGAACTGGGGTTTGACCAAATAGAAAAAATGTAA
- the rplJ gene encoding 50S ribosomal protein L10, with protein sequence MSKSAVEIKAKVVSEITEKFKEASSLVVVDYRGLKVEEANELRAKFKEAGCDYKVYKNTLVRRAAKELGYDQLDEVNLVGPNAIAFGYADPVAPARILSDFMKTHPAIELKMGIVEGEFYDAEKVKALSEVPSREVLIAKLLGSFKAPLSNFAYLLDAVAKQKAEAGEQ encoded by the coding sequence GTGTCTAAATCAGCAGTGGAAATCAAAGCAAAAGTAGTAAGCGAAATAACAGAGAAATTCAAAGAGGCATCTTCACTAGTAGTAGTTGACTATAGAGGGCTTAAGGTTGAAGAGGCTAATGAACTAAGAGCCAAATTCAAAGAAGCTGGATGCGACTACAAGGTTTACAAGAATACTCTTGTAAGAAGAGCTGCAAAAGAGCTTGGATATGACCAACTTGATGAGGTGAATCTAGTGGGTCCAAACGCTATAGCTTTCGGCTATGCAGATCCAGTTGCACCTGCAAGAATACTAAGTGACTTCATGAAAACTCATCCTGCGATAGAGCTTAAGATGGGTATAGTTGAAGGTGAATTCTACGATGCGGAAAAAGTTAAAGCCCTGTCGGAAGTACCTTCAAGAGAAGTGCTTATTGCAAAACTTCTTGGAAGCTTCAAGGCTCCGCTATCAAACTTTGCATATCTTTTGGATGCAGTTGCAAAGCAAAAGGCGGAAGCAGGCGAGCAATAA
- the secE gene encoding preprotein translocase subunit SecE, protein MAAQVKTGNSESGAGFIKEVRAELSRVHWPNKRELTRYTTVVLMVSTFISLVVWLLDSGLGFLLKFIVKQ, encoded by the coding sequence ATGGCAGCCCAGGTTAAAACTGGCAACAGTGAGTCCGGAGCCGGATTCATCAAGGAAGTAAGAGCTGAGCTGAGTAGAGTTCACTGGCCAAATAAGAGGGAACTTACCAGATATACTACTGTTGTACTTATGGTAAGTACATTCATAAGCCTTGTCGTTTGGTTGCTCGACTCGGGATTGGGCTTTTTATTGAAATTCATAGTGAAGCAATAG